The nucleotide sequence gatctctctatgttgcccacgctgatcTCAAGCTCatgattcaagcaatcctcccgccccagcctcccaaagtgctgggattacaggcatgagccaccatgcctggccagtctcTTACTGTTAAGGAATTAAAATccagttaaaaaatatttagcctcatatatatatttctaatatatagaagtttgtatatatttctattatatcTAAGATATAATACAATTGTCATGTTATCCCCCAAATAAAGGTGATCTCCAAGATCAGCACTGGAAGGTCGGAATTGTTCGGTATGACCCAACTATTTGGATCTGGATTTTTTCAGGGAGGAGGAATCAGATTTAGATGACTGGCAAGGAAAGATCGTACATTTTACAGAAGGAGGTGTTTTATAGGGGTGGAACTTTGGCTTAGTTCCTGTCATTTTCAGCAGTATCTAGTATAGCTTCCTCTTATCTCAGGGCAGCCTCACAAAGTCATTGCCATCTGTGACATGGTAGCAGAGATATGAGCCCTGGAGTCAGTCAGACTTCATTTCAGAATGCTGACCCCACCAGTTACTAGCTGTGCCTTGAACAGAACAAAAGAGAATACTGGTTTTGTTCAtttgtaaaactggaaaaataatactttatggAGTTGCTTTGAGAATTCATATATGAAAATAGAGTGCATGGTACATACCTGCAGGCCCTCCTTGCACCCATCATCCCACACCTCCACCTTGCAAGGTGCATGTTCAGTGTCCCTTACCTGTGTTCCCGCAATGGTTGGTTATCATAGAAGCTGTCACATTGGTGTACTTGTCCACGTTGGCACATTCTATTAGTTTGTGAGTTCCTTATCTTTGAATCTCTAGCAACTTAGCAGAGGACCTAGCTCATAGTAGGTACCAAAGAAGtgtaaatattaatagaatgaaTGCATGTCTTGCTGTTTTACTTCTCATGGGAGGAATGTGTGCCTATTTCAGCAGGACGATAGATACCGTTATATAGTGTAGTCAGTAATTACGAACTAGTCTAGTGGCTCTGAAAATTATTGCTGTTAGGACtcctttatactcttaaaaattattgtggGCCCCAAACAGCCTTTGTTTATGTGGACTGATATTCAGGGTCTTtaggaatttaaaattaaaatatgaattttgaggtAATGATAAACATGTTAATCATTTGAGGTAATGATTACATGTTAAcacattttcatgaaaaataacattcatgcctcccatttttttctaatgattttacagtcattagaaaatattttacagttttctaaGCCTCTTGCATGTCTAATTTAAAAGACAGATGGAGTTTACTGTTTACTGCAGTCTGTTGTGATAAGTCGTTTTGATTAAAGTATATGCAAAAAATCGAGCCTCACATAGATATGTagtttgaaaaaggaaaacctCCTGGACTCCCAAAAGGATCTCAGGGACTTCCAGGGGTCTTCTGAGAACGCTTGAAGAATCCCTGATCTAGTCTGAAAAGGAAAGTGTGGTGTCCAGATATTAGAGGATGGATTAGGGAGAAATCCCATGTGTTTAGCTCTCTATAAAACGGGTTTACCCGTTGTCATTTATTATTTGTAGGTTAAAAAAAGTccttcatgaaaaagaaagatcttAAGCAACATGATGGATTCAGAAGCTCATGAAAAGAGGCCACCAATACTAACATCTTCAAAACAAGATATATCACCTCATATTACAAATGTTGGTGAGATGAAGCATTACTTGTGTGGCTGCTGTGCAGCCTTCAACAATGTCGCTATCACATTTCCCATTCAGAAGGTCCTCTTTCGACAACAGCTGTATGGCATCAAAACACGGGATGCAATACTTCAGTTGAGAAGGGATGGATTTCGAAATTTGTATCGTGGAATCCTTCCCCCATTGATGCAGAAGACAACTACACTTGCACTTATGTTTGGTCTCTATGAAGATTTATCCTGCCTTCTCCACAAGCATGTCAGTGCTCCAGAGTTTGCAACCTGTGGCGTGGCGGCAGTGCTTGCAGGGACCACAGAAGCAATTTTCACTCCACTGGAAAGAGTTCAGACATTGCTTCAAGACCACAAGCATCATGACAAATTTACCAACACTTATCAGGCTTTCAAGGCACTGAAATGTCATGGAATTGGAGAGTATTATCGGGGCTTGGTGCCCATTCTTTTCCGGAATGGACTCAGCAATGTCTTGTTTTTTGGCCTTCGAGGTCCCATTAAGGAGCATCTGCCTACCGCGACGACTCACAGTGCTCATTTGGTCAATGATTTTATCTGTGGAGGTCTATTGGGTGCCATGTTGGGATTCTTGTTTTTTCCAATTAATGTTGTAAAAACTCGCATACAGTCTCAGATTGGTGGGGAATTTCAGTCTTTCCCCAAGGTTTTCCAAAAAATCTGGCTGGAACGGGACAGAAAACTGATCAATCTTTTCAGAGGTGCCCATCTGAATTACCATCGGTCCCTTATTTCTTGGGGCATAATCAATGCAACTTATGAGTTCTTGTTAAAGGTTATATGAAAAATACCATCAGTTAAGTGCCATTTATCAACTGAATAGACCTTCTAAGAAGAATGCAGTTTGACCTCTTTCTTAATTGGCCGAATACAAGTTGGTGTCATGACTCCAGGGCACAGTGAGTTATGGGCAAAGCTATTTTCCTTCAGCatcaacaaaacagaataaaaggtTCCAGTAGGAAAAtacaaagttttttgttttgttttgtcttctgttttgtttttgttttttgttttttttgttttttttttttttttttttatcattaccTAAGAGCTTTAGGCTAATTGCCTGGAAAATAGCTTTCCATCTGATGGCCTTTGACAGGGAACCTAATCCCCAAGATAGGATTCTTTTTCTCAAACCGGTCTTGAAGTCTCCTGCATTGAAACATAAGTGGCTGTGACTGGCCAGAGAGAAGGTCCTCAGGGGCCAGGGGCTCCTCAAGCTTCCTTTGTTACTCCATTGCTTGCTTCTCTGCCCTCAGGAGCAGCTGCAGAGGACTTTCTTCATTAGGCTCAAGCATATGACAAAGGGGCAGAACAGAGAAGACAAACAGCTTATTAGGTATAGCCTTTTCATGATAAATTGCttgtattatttttgaaactaaGCACCTGTTGGATAGTCATTGTACTGTCTCTGTTTAGATATGGTAGATCAAGGAGCTATGAAAGTTCCCGTTTTGCTTTCTAGGTTTGGAAGTTTTCTGTTTGATTCTGACTGTGACCTTCAACCCTTCCAAAATGTCCTtataatttcacttatttcaTTGCCAAAAGATGGAGGGACTTAAATTTTGTTATAGGTGTTCCATCCTGTTAACAAGTTTTCATTTTGTGTATAGATCAAATTCTGTTTAGCTTGGTTCCTTTCAGTTACTGGTGCCATCTCAGCAAAGGTCTGTGGTTATTTTTCCCCTTGAGTAGCAGTTGGTCATATTCAAACATCCTGTTCTCTTAAAACtctccttttaaaaagtaaacgCTTCCATAACATTTTGTTTTGGAAGTCTATTAATGGAATCCCACTTACTTCCCCCTAGTTTCTAAATGTTACAGAGGGGGGAAAAGACTCAGGATAGTTTTAaccaccgccccccccccccccccgagtGTTCGCTGTCTTTTATTTTACTCTTGGAAATAGAGACTCCATTAGGGTTTTGACACTTTGGGAACCCCGTTTTACCATTGTGTCAGTAAAACAGTAAGATAATTTGAGAGCATACAATCTAAATAAAGACATTTGAAGGGTTAGTTTGAATTCTAAAAGTAGGTAATAGCCAAATAGCATTCTCATCCCTTAACAGACGAAAACTTTGTCAAAGgaattagaaaatgtgaaaatattttttccagatgAAACTCATATGCCACTTACAATTGACTAATGAAATACAAGAGACAGACTGAAAAAGTGGATTATGAATCTTAAAACCCTTTCTGTAAATATTATGTAGCTAAAGATTGATTTCCAGCTTCTGACATGACGGTAGGTTTCTTGTTaaccagtttttcttctttctgggtaATTGCATGTGAATATATGCACATACTGACCAAAATAAAATCGGGGCTGCAACTTGGTAGTTTACTGAAAGTTCCTGGGCAAATAGTCCATAAAAGCTGTTTACCTCTAAATGCACTATGGCTGGTTAAATACAGTGAACATCCTTCTTCCAGCTGTAAAGGATGAAGTGTATTAAGCATTGGCCAGGCAGTAATAAAGGTAAATAGCTCTACAGCAGCTCTGTCTGACAATGTTGTGCTGGATATTGCAGTTTGTTTTCAAGGTGCAGAtgtaaggatttaaaaaaaataataatttggcaCCAAATAAATATGAGTAGCGTCCTTTGGCCTATTAaatagagtcaggatttgaagGGAATTGAGtttgagaaatgaataaataaaggcaccttggtgcctgaccccctcgttCATGTGTGTGACTCTGTCAGTAGGTGTGTCCAGCTCCTCAGCCCAGGGCAGGTGGGTTAGCCTGGGAATAGACACCATTGGGCCTTTGGTTTTGTTGGGCTTCCTTTTGACTTTACACTCCATACAGGTGGTAGAAATCTGAGTTCTAAAGCACTTTTGTGAAATACAAGCAAAGTGAGAATTCTAAGGAAAATGCTTTGGTTTCTGCTGTCTCAAATAAGTGGcgtttaaaaacaattattaataaatatttttaatggttttaactcagttttttttttttttttttttaatttctttgtcacTCTTTACAGCTTTTGAAGACCAAACTGCAAATACATTACCAGGGATGGTTTTGTGTTGTCCTATAGGCTTCTTAAATTTGACAAAAAATTTAGCAGAACTTGTAACCAACAGCTTTGAACTTGAAGTCAAAATGTATTGTTAATAAGAGATTCTAACTATTGCTTTTACCTTCAGTGTGAACTAGTGTGGTAACAAGTTTGAAAaggcaggccag is from Macaca mulatta isolate MMU2019108-1 chromosome 15, T2T-MMU8v2.0, whole genome shotgun sequence and encodes:
- the SLC25A51 gene encoding mitochondrial nicotinamide adenine dinucleotide transporter SLC25A51 isoform X1 is translated as MMDSEAHEKRPPILTSSKQDISPHITNVGEMKHYLCGCCAAFNNVAITFPIQKVLFRQQLYGIKTRDAILQLRRDGFRNLYRGILPPLMQKTTTLALMFGLYEDLSCLLHKHVSAPEFATCGVAAVLAGTTEAIFTPLERVQTLLQDHKHHDKFTNTYQAFKALKCHGIGEYYRGLVPILFRNGLSNVLFFGLRGPIKEHLPTATTHSAHLVNDFICGGLLGAMLGFLFFPINVVKTRIQSQIGGEFQSFPKVFQKIWLERDRKLINLFRGAHLNYHRSLISWGIINATYEFLLKVI